A genomic region of Catalinimonas niigatensis contains the following coding sequences:
- a CDS encoding glycosyltransferase family 4 protein, producing MNILIVSQHAGMAGSTYSITYLAKGLSERGHKVYVACPANTLMQQLLISSKVQHIPMQIRNKLDRQNIRHIAQMVKEHQIDIIDAQSSKDRYTTILARWYYKLPVKLVHTRRQLALSVGILGQSWFYEKGTDKIIAVSRGVKQSLVNIGISAEHIKVIYNGTPREKYDKLDLQKVKDLKEKYAITAGDFVIGCVARRKEQDQLLNAIALLDQPVKVIFVGIESEKNFQEIISGYGLPHKVHFTGAVPNTEVLNYYPLFDIKILPSKIEGLSQSLLEAMALKIPVIATDLGGNGELIEEGKNGYLFENENIQQLASLIDQLRQSENLRRQLGEYGQHTALDTFSIDRTIQRHELLFQQLCQDIPY from the coding sequence ATGAATATTCTGATTGTCTCCCAACATGCCGGTATGGCCGGTTCTACCTATTCTATCACCTACTTAGCCAAAGGCCTGAGTGAGCGAGGCCATAAGGTTTATGTAGCCTGCCCTGCCAATACGCTGATGCAGCAACTGTTGATAAGCTCCAAAGTACAGCATATCCCCATGCAAATTCGCAATAAACTGGATCGCCAAAATATCCGCCATATCGCCCAGATGGTGAAAGAACATCAGATAGATATCATTGATGCCCAATCCAGCAAAGATCGTTATACTACGATTTTAGCCCGTTGGTATTACAAACTTCCGGTAAAGCTGGTACATACCCGCAGACAATTGGCTTTGAGTGTGGGGATCTTGGGGCAAAGCTGGTTTTATGAGAAAGGAACAGATAAAATCATCGCAGTAAGCAGGGGAGTGAAGCAATCACTGGTAAACATTGGGATCAGCGCTGAACATATTAAAGTGATTTACAATGGCACCCCCCGTGAAAAGTATGATAAGCTTGATCTGCAAAAAGTAAAGGATCTGAAAGAGAAATATGCCATCACAGCGGGAGATTTTGTGATCGGATGTGTAGCCCGTAGAAAAGAGCAGGATCAGCTTCTAAACGCAATCGCTCTCCTGGACCAGCCGGTGAAAGTGATATTTGTTGGCATTGAATCCGAAAAAAACTTTCAGGAAATCATTTCAGGCTATGGTCTGCCTCATAAGGTTCATTTCACCGGGGCTGTTCCAAATACTGAAGTATTGAATTACTATCCTTTGTTTGACATCAAGATACTTCCTTCCAAGATTGAAGGGCTTTCCCAATCTTTACTGGAAGCCATGGCACTCAAAATCCCGGTGATAGCTACTGACCTGGGAGGGAACGGAGAATTAATAGAAGAAGGAAAAAATGGCTATCTATTTGAAAATGAAAATATTCAGCAACTGGCTTCTTTGATTGATCAGTTGCGCCAATCAGAAAACTTAAGAAGACAATTGGGCGAATATGGGCAACATACAGCCTTGGATACCTTTTCTATTGACAGGACCATTCAAAGGCATGAATTGCTCTTTCAGCAATTATGTCAGGACATTCCTTACTGA
- a CDS encoding glycosyltransferase family 9 protein, translating to MNSQKILLIQTSFIGDIILLSTVIENLRTHLGDIHIDILINQHSGSLYQGHPYVDKIWVWNKKENKHKNLLKLIQNIRKEKYDVVINFHRFFSTGLLTVSSGAKFKAGFSDNPFSFLYQATVPFPFEKGVHEVDRNHSLLQVAFPELKEKRLSRRPVLYPSQEDLSLIQKYQANSYVCLCPSSVWFTKQFPKERWIELISLLPKDIAVYLLGAPGDLILCEEIRLATHEGVFNLSGQLSLLQSAALMKGAVINYVNDSAPLHLASAMNAPVCAFFCSTVTDFGFYPLSELYWIVEIEGSLYCRPCGKHGHRACPEGHFRCALEIPINKALQAYEEAKRVYIRSNSQ from the coding sequence ATGAACTCTCAAAAAATACTTTTGATTCAAACGTCTTTTATCGGCGATATTATTCTGCTGTCTACGGTAATAGAAAATTTGCGAACTCATTTGGGAGATATTCACATTGATATTCTGATTAATCAGCACAGTGGAAGTCTTTATCAGGGACATCCTTATGTAGATAAAATTTGGGTGTGGAATAAAAAAGAAAATAAACATAAAAACCTTCTCAAGCTCATTCAAAACATCAGAAAAGAGAAATATGATGTAGTGATTAATTTTCACAGGTTTTTCTCCACTGGTCTACTCACTGTGAGTTCAGGAGCCAAGTTTAAAGCTGGTTTTTCAGACAACCCTTTTTCGTTTTTGTATCAGGCAACTGTCCCCTTTCCTTTTGAAAAAGGAGTACATGAAGTAGATAGAAATCACTCACTTTTGCAAGTAGCCTTTCCTGAATTGAAAGAAAAAAGACTTAGCAGAAGGCCAGTTTTATATCCTTCTCAAGAAGACCTTTCCCTGATCCAAAAATACCAGGCTAATTCCTATGTATGCCTTTGCCCTTCGTCGGTATGGTTTACTAAGCAGTTTCCCAAAGAAAGGTGGATAGAATTGATCAGTTTACTTCCTAAGGATATTGCGGTGTATCTTTTAGGAGCCCCGGGCGACCTTATATTATGTGAAGAAATAAGGCTGGCTACTCATGAAGGGGTATTTAACTTATCAGGTCAGTTATCTCTTCTTCAATCCGCGGCCTTGATGAAAGGTGCGGTCATTAATTATGTCAATGATTCGGCTCCTCTGCACCTGGCTTCTGCAATGAACGCTCCGGTATGCGCTTTTTTCTGCTCTACGGTGACAGATTTTGGCTTCTATCCTTTGTCAGAATTATACTGGATAGTAGAAATTGAAGGCTCCTTATACTGCCGCCCCTGCGGTAAGCATGGCCATAGAGCCTGCCCGGAAGGACATTTCAGGTGTGCACTTGAAATACCTATAAATAAAGCCCTTCAGGCTTACGAAGAAGCAAAAAGAGTGTACATAAGAAGCAACTCTCAGTAA
- a CDS encoding glycosyltransferase family 2 protein has product MDNKAVKISAVIITFNEEKNIGRCIDSLQEVADEVVVVDSFSTDKTKEICLQKGAVFIEHAFEGHIEQKNYALTQATYDHVLSLDADEALSPELLTSILATKKNWIHDGYKFNRLTNYCGRWIKHCGWYPDTKLRLWDRRKGQWEGINPHDSFKMIPDSVIRHIKGDLLHYSYYTIEQHVMQTNKFSSLLAEEYKRKGKKVYILIHFLLYPAFIFFKRYILQFGFRDGMEGFIICKNTAYYKFLKYAKLREMKKQQFDTL; this is encoded by the coding sequence ATGGATAACAAAGCAGTCAAGATATCTGCGGTAATCATTACCTTTAACGAAGAAAAGAACATTGGTCGCTGTATTGATTCACTGCAGGAGGTAGCTGATGAGGTTGTAGTGGTAGATTCATTTTCTACAGATAAGACTAAAGAAATTTGTCTACAGAAAGGTGCAGTCTTTATCGAGCATGCTTTTGAAGGGCATATAGAACAAAAAAACTATGCCCTGACCCAGGCCACTTATGACCATGTCCTTTCCCTAGACGCCGATGAGGCTCTCTCCCCTGAATTGCTGACCAGTATTTTGGCTACGAAGAAAAACTGGATACATGATGGTTACAAATTTAACCGTCTCACCAACTACTGCGGTCGTTGGATCAAACACTGCGGTTGGTACCCTGATACTAAACTCAGGCTCTGGGATAGAAGAAAAGGACAATGGGAGGGCATAAATCCTCATGATAGTTTTAAAATGATACCTGACTCCGTGATCAGACACATCAAGGGAGATTTGTTGCACTATTCGTATTATACTATTGAACAACATGTTATGCAAACCAATAAATTTTCTTCTCTTTTAGCTGAAGAATATAAAAGAAAAGGAAAGAAAGTGTATATACTTATTCATTTTCTTTTGTACCCTGCATTCATTTTCTTTAAAAGGTACATTTTGCAGTTTGGTTTTAGAGATGGGATGGAGGGATTTATTATTTGTAAAAACACTGCTTATTATAAATTCCTTAAATATGCCAAACTCAGAGAAATGAAAAAACAGCAGTTTGACACTCTTTAA
- a CDS encoding class I SAM-dependent methyltransferase, which translates to MNPQYTDQFLTDFYSSYQEGDKNHHRYGEAEELRIDLHTMNIIDIEKFVNTGSFLSVGCGGAHDLSAAQARGWEVEGFEVDEAFSRQLSQRLGIPIRSGNFSDLDYPQNHYDCVYLNHVIEHPKNPSTYLRKSYDLLKKGGVMYIACPNIAALSVKLKKVLETLHLKKKKGSYYDSWQHLFYYSPAVMKNLLESEYGFKVLLMGNDRKYKAGQSSFSKNMVNAQAYGFPYKSSFRLIAKKP; encoded by the coding sequence ATGAATCCTCAGTATACAGATCAATTCTTAACGGATTTTTATAGTAGCTATCAGGAAGGGGATAAAAATCATCACCGATATGGCGAAGCAGAAGAGCTAAGAATAGATCTGCACACCATGAACATCATAGATATTGAAAAATTCGTAAATACAGGTAGTTTCTTATCTGTAGGATGTGGAGGAGCTCATGATCTGAGTGCAGCCCAGGCAAGAGGTTGGGAAGTAGAAGGTTTTGAAGTAGATGAAGCATTTTCCAGACAACTCAGCCAACGATTAGGAATACCAATACGGAGTGGTAACTTCAGCGATTTAGATTATCCTCAAAATCATTATGATTGCGTTTATCTGAATCATGTGATTGAACATCCTAAAAACCCTTCTACTTACCTAAGAAAATCTTACGATCTCTTAAAAAAAGGAGGAGTGATGTACATCGCTTGTCCAAATATTGCTGCTTTATCTGTAAAATTAAAAAAGGTGCTGGAAACACTTCACCTGAAGAAAAAAAAGGGGAGTTATTACGATAGCTGGCAACACCTTTTTTATTATAGCCCTGCTGTCATGAAAAATTTACTGGAATCCGAATATGGCTTTAAAGTCTTGCTGATGGGAAATGACCGTAAATATAAAGCAGGGCAGTCTTCCTTCTCAAAAAATATGGTCAATGCTCAGGCGTATGGTTTCCCATATAAATCCAGCTTCAGATTAATTGCAAAGAAACCCTAG
- a CDS encoding glycosyltransferase family 4 protein, whose amino-acid sequence MPHSPKRSLSVLHLSSEKSWRGGEQQIAYLIEELNQKDVKNVVACQKGSAFEVFCQQKQWAYYNLSFKGSFDLSTSLGINKICKQEKIDLIHIHSAKSHGLAVLSHVLGNSTPLILSRRVDFPVRDNFLTQWKYNHPAIKKIICVSHAIEKIVRSNIKYPDKCLTIHSGIDIARFKHSKGYLRKTFQIPNDYILVGNTSALAGHKDYPTFIRTAEILRQQNIKAHFFMIGDGPDKEILQNMISEKNLGDHISMTGFMNNIPEILPELDIFLMPSETEGLGTSILDAFACKVAVVATRAGGIPEMVIHEKTGLLAEIKDVQSLAAHIYQLITEPSLREKLVESAYLHLLKNFTKESMSARTLEIYHDILKHH is encoded by the coding sequence TTGCCACATTCTCCAAAAAGATCTCTCTCAGTTCTTCACCTCAGTTCGGAAAAAAGCTGGCGGGGAGGCGAGCAACAAATCGCTTATCTGATAGAAGAACTAAACCAAAAAGATGTAAAAAATGTAGTCGCCTGTCAAAAAGGATCTGCATTTGAAGTTTTTTGCCAGCAAAAGCAATGGGCTTATTATAATTTATCCTTTAAAGGAAGCTTTGACCTTTCTACCAGCCTGGGTATTAATAAAATATGTAAGCAGGAAAAAATTGATCTGATTCATATCCACAGTGCTAAATCTCATGGGTTGGCAGTTCTGTCCCACGTCCTTGGCAACTCAACCCCTCTAATCTTGAGCAGAAGGGTAGATTTTCCAGTGCGTGACAACTTTTTGACTCAGTGGAAATATAATCACCCTGCTATCAAAAAAATTATTTGCGTTTCTCATGCCATAGAAAAGATTGTAAGAAGTAACATTAAATATCCTGATAAATGTCTTACCATTCATAGTGGTATAGATATAGCTCGTTTCAAACATAGTAAAGGCTATTTAAGAAAAACTTTTCAGATACCGAATGATTACATTTTGGTCGGAAATACCTCCGCACTGGCTGGTCATAAAGATTACCCTACTTTTATTCGTACTGCTGAGATTCTTCGCCAGCAGAACATTAAAGCTCATTTTTTTATGATTGGCGATGGACCGGACAAGGAGATATTACAGAACATGATTAGTGAAAAGAATTTGGGCGATCATATCAGCATGACTGGCTTTATGAACAATATCCCCGAAATCCTTCCTGAATTGGATATCTTTTTAATGCCCTCCGAAACCGAAGGCCTTGGCACCAGTATATTAGATGCGTTTGCCTGTAAAGTCGCTGTAGTGGCTACACGCGCTGGTGGCATTCCTGAGATGGTCATCCATGAAAAGACTGGCCTACTTGCTGAAATAAAAGATGTTCAATCATTGGCAGCGCACATTTATCAACTAATCACAGAACCATCTCTTAGGGAAAAGTTGGTAGAAAGCGCTTATCTGCATTTGCTTAAAAACTTTACCAAAGAAAGCATGTCAGCTCGTACATTAGAAATATATCATGATATTCTAAAACACCACTGA
- a CDS encoding FkbM family methyltransferase, with protein MQSSKNKFTRYKNLVKYITNWKSYLLFKIYSKDECFIFKLNNSFSVKVPRTMLSAFKESFLDDIYLRGFPKEIFKEESMTVIDIGANAGFFSLYTFYHFPSSKVFAYEPMPYNFSVLKQYQMKYSDFEFNIHQKAIGAKEGKITLNASKLDGYTTMASVFEKDYNTHQIEVECVTLAQIMAHNHLHTVDLLKLDCEGAEYEILYNTSNHDLHKIQLMCIETHLGTGARENTSALEKFLKERNFKVDTLDEGKTGYLWAWKE; from the coding sequence ATGCAATCTTCTAAAAATAAATTTACCAGATATAAAAATTTAGTAAAATATATTACCAATTGGAAATCTTATCTGCTCTTCAAAATTTATAGCAAAGACGAATGCTTTATTTTTAAACTTAATAACTCATTCTCTGTAAAAGTGCCACGTACAATGCTTTCAGCTTTTAAGGAATCATTTCTGGATGATATTTATTTGCGAGGATTTCCTAAAGAGATTTTTAAGGAAGAAAGTATGACAGTAATAGATATTGGGGCCAATGCAGGTTTCTTTTCTCTATATACATTCTATCATTTTCCATCTTCCAAAGTGTTTGCCTACGAGCCAATGCCCTACAATTTCAGTGTTTTAAAACAGTATCAGATGAAGTATTCTGATTTTGAATTCAACATCCATCAAAAAGCTATTGGAGCAAAAGAGGGAAAAATCACTTTAAATGCGAGTAAATTAGATGGTTATACAACTATGGCTAGTGTGTTTGAAAAAGATTATAATACACATCAAATTGAAGTAGAATGTGTGACTCTTGCCCAAATCATGGCCCATAATCACCTTCATACTGTTGATTTGTTAAAATTAGATTGTGAAGGAGCTGAATATGAAATACTCTATAATACATCTAATCATGACCTTCATAAAATACAGCTAATGTGTATTGAAACTCATCTTGGTACCGGAGCAAGAGAAAATACTAGCGCTTTAGAGAAATTTCTAAAAGAAAGAAACTTTAAAGTAGATACCCTCGACGAAGGAAAAACAGGTTACTTGTGGGCTTGGAAAGAATGA
- the ahcY gene encoding adenosylhomocysteinase: MVEEKVRYKVKDISLADWGRKEIRLAEAEMPGLMALREEYGPSKPLQGARVAGCLHMTIQTAVLIETLIELGAEVTWSSCNIFSTQDHAAAAIAAAGVPVFAWKGMTEEEFNWCIEQTLFFDDEKKIHLNMILDDGGDLTNMVLDQYPEFVKDIRGLSEETTTGVHRLYERMKKGTLPMPAINVNDSVTKSKFDNKYGCKESLVDAIRRATDVMLAGKVAVVAGYGDVGKGSAQSLRGAGVRVIVTEIDPICALQAAMDGFEVKKMDDAVPRADIIVTATGNKDILVNRHFKNMKDKAIVCNIGHFDNEIDVAWLNKNAKNKTEIKPQVDLYELENGVEIILLAEGRLVNLGCATGHPSFVMSNSFTNQVLAQIELWKYSDKYENAVYTLPKHLDEKVAALHLAKIGVELDTLSTDQAEYIGVEVKGPFKPDYYRY; the protein is encoded by the coding sequence ATGGTAGAAGAAAAAGTTCGCTACAAAGTAAAAGATATTTCGCTTGCCGACTGGGGCAGAAAAGAAATCAGGCTGGCTGAAGCCGAAATGCCTGGTCTTATGGCACTTCGTGAAGAATATGGTCCCAGCAAACCTCTCCAGGGAGCGAGAGTTGCCGGATGCCTGCACATGACCATCCAGACGGCTGTTTTGATAGAAACGCTGATTGAATTGGGAGCAGAAGTAACCTGGTCTTCCTGTAACATTTTCTCTACCCAGGATCATGCTGCTGCTGCCATTGCTGCCGCTGGAGTGCCTGTGTTTGCCTGGAAAGGCATGACGGAAGAAGAGTTTAACTGGTGTATTGAGCAGACTCTTTTCTTTGATGATGAAAAGAAAATCCACCTCAACATGATCCTTGATGACGGAGGTGATCTTACCAATATGGTGCTTGATCAGTATCCTGAGTTTGTAAAGGACATCCGTGGATTATCAGAAGAAACGACTACCGGAGTACATCGCTTGTATGAGCGCATGAAAAAAGGTACCCTGCCCATGCCTGCCATCAATGTCAACGACTCAGTGACCAAATCAAAATTTGACAACAAATACGGTTGTAAAGAATCTTTGGTAGATGCGATTAGAAGAGCTACTGACGTGATGCTTGCCGGAAAAGTAGCCGTAGTAGCCGGATATGGTGATGTAGGTAAAGGGTCTGCGCAGTCATTGAGGGGGGCCGGTGTAAGGGTTATTGTGACTGAAATTGATCCTATCTGTGCTTTACAGGCTGCAATGGACGGTTTTGAAGTGAAAAAAATGGATGACGCGGTTCCGCGTGCGGATATCATTGTTACGGCTACCGGAAACAAAGATATTCTGGTAAATCGTCACTTCAAAAATATGAAGGATAAGGCGATCGTTTGTAACATCGGACACTTTGATAATGAGATTGATGTGGCGTGGCTTAATAAAAACGCCAAGAACAAAACCGAAATCAAGCCTCAGGTAGACTTATATGAGCTGGAAAACGGTGTGGAAATTATCCTGCTGGCAGAAGGACGCTTGGTCAACCTGGGTTGTGCTACTGGTCACCCTTCTTTTGTGATGTCCAACTCATTCACCAATCAGGTACTGGCACAAATAGAGCTATGGAAGTACTCTGATAAATATGAGAATGCAGTATACACTTTGCCCAAGCATCTGGATGAAAAAGTAGCAGCGCTGCACCTGGCTAAAATAGGTGTGGAACTGGATACTTTATCTACTGACCAGGCTGAATACATAGGCGTTGAAGTCAAAGGACCTTTCAAGCCAGATTATTACAGGTATTAA
- a CDS encoding biotin--[acetyl-CoA-carboxylase] ligase has translation MPINSFNTQFIGRQFLHLPVCDSTNAVVMQKLGESELENGAIIMADFQTAGRGQRSAKWDASPGLNLTFTIALFPDLPVQHQFYLNIITSLAISDSLKLHLGELLSERLKIKWPNDLYYDDHKLCGILIQNNLKVNMIQSSAIGIGINVNQLYFENIKATSLKSITNTPWNRFELLKDVAMNLEERYFQLKSRELEKLKQDYSAQLYWHNEWHIFQDDAGNFKGKIIGIREDGLLLVNRDPGVKAYNLKEIVYFK, from the coding sequence TTGCCCATAAATTCTTTCAACACGCAATTCATAGGCCGACAATTCTTGCATTTGCCTGTATGTGATTCTACCAACGCAGTGGTTATGCAAAAGTTGGGAGAATCAGAACTCGAGAACGGCGCAATTATCATGGCTGATTTTCAGACGGCTGGCCGAGGGCAGCGAAGTGCAAAATGGGATGCTTCTCCCGGCTTAAACCTTACTTTTACGATTGCCCTTTTCCCGGACCTGCCGGTGCAACATCAGTTTTATCTCAATATTATCACCTCATTAGCCATTTCTGATAGCCTAAAGCTGCATTTGGGAGAGCTACTCTCCGAGCGGCTTAAAATAAAATGGCCCAACGATCTTTATTATGATGATCATAAACTATGCGGTATTCTGATTCAGAACAACCTGAAAGTCAATATGATTCAATCCAGTGCCATCGGCATAGGCATTAATGTAAATCAGTTATATTTTGAAAATATTAAGGCAACCTCTCTAAAATCCATCACCAATACTCCATGGAATAGGTTTGAATTATTAAAGGATGTTGCTATGAATCTGGAAGAGCGATATTTTCAGCTTAAATCCCGGGAATTAGAAAAACTTAAACAAGACTACTCAGCCCAACTCTACTGGCACAACGAATGGCATATCTTTCAAGATGATGCGGGGAATTTTAAGGGCAAGATTATAGGTATACGTGAAGATGGTCTATTATTGGTAAATCGTGACCCCGGTGTTAAGGCATATAATCTTAAAGAAATTGTTTATTTTAAGTAA
- the rsfS gene encoding ribosome silencing factor — MNSEDLSKVVVLGMQEKKAEDIVLMDLRKVKNAIADYFVICSGNSDTHIDAISEAIEKEIHKNNRENPWHREGKENKEWVLLDYVDVVVHVFKKDRRDFYALEELWGDAKITEVESEPQLKTLYK, encoded by the coding sequence ATGAATTCAGAAGATCTTAGTAAAGTTGTAGTGCTTGGCATGCAGGAAAAAAAAGCTGAAGACATCGTGCTGATGGATTTACGCAAAGTAAAAAATGCTATTGCTGACTATTTTGTTATCTGCTCTGGAAACTCTGACACGCATATTGATGCAATTTCTGAGGCCATAGAGAAAGAAATCCACAAAAATAATAGAGAAAATCCCTGGCATAGAGAAGGAAAAGAGAATAAAGAGTGGGTCTTACTCGACTATGTGGATGTGGTAGTGCATGTTTTCAAAAAAGATCGCAGGGATTTTTATGCCCTGGAAGAACTTTGGGGAGATGCAAAAATCACAGAGGTAGAATCAGAGCCTCAGTTAAAAACTTTGTATAAATAA
- the ftsH gene encoding ATP-dependent zinc metalloprotease FtsH — MANNTKRKKKPISKPPQRPNYQIWIILSLVLLIFAITYLNKNSSAIEIGQRQFDKMLREGDVKDAVLVRNQNLVEVTLTDDALKEPEYQNEIEEQNPFSASNGPHYKLKIPNPDIFDKNFEEAQADLPPEDRIDYKVEERSDITSFLLNWGFLFLILFGFWFLMRRMAGGGGPGGQIFNIGKSKAALFDAENRVNITFDNVAGLDEAKEEIREIVEFLKNPSKYTNLGGKIPKGALLVGTPGTGKTLLAKAVAGEAGVPFFSLSGSDFVEMFVGVGAARVRDLFKQAKEKAPCIIFIDEIDAVGRARGKGAMPGSNDERENTLNSLLAEMDGFSTDSGVIILAATNRPDVLDSALLRPGRFDRQISIDKPDIVGREAIFKVHLKPIKVSKDVNPKKLAAQTPGFAGAEIANICNEAALIAARRNKKMVETQDFYDAIDRVIGGLEKKNKIISPEEKTIVAYHEAGHAIAGWFLEHADPLVKVSIVPRGVAALGYAQYLPREQFLYTTEQMLDQMCMALGGRAAEEVIFGKISTGAQNDLERITKMAYSMVTIYGMNDKIGNISFHDSQQGDYNFNKPYSEATAQTIDEEVRKIITDSYNRTRQLLMDKKEQLEILAKELLDKEILFQSDLDRLIGKRPFSRPTNYQAYTEGEGEHESEKESESKESAKDTTEAKSKEKAPKAQPNGKESKDEKEETSVEENKNT; from the coding sequence ATGGCAAATAATACCAAAAGGAAAAAAAAACCCATCAGTAAGCCGCCGCAGAGACCCAATTATCAAATTTGGATCATTCTTTCGCTGGTGCTGCTTATCTTCGCCATCACTTATCTGAACAAAAATTCTTCTGCCATAGAAATAGGTCAGCGGCAATTTGATAAGATGTTGCGAGAGGGTGATGTAAAAGATGCAGTATTGGTAAGAAATCAGAATCTGGTAGAAGTTACCCTGACTGATGATGCACTGAAAGAGCCTGAATACCAAAATGAAATAGAGGAGCAAAATCCTTTCTCTGCTTCTAACGGCCCTCATTACAAACTCAAAATACCAAATCCGGATATATTTGATAAAAACTTTGAGGAGGCTCAGGCCGATCTCCCTCCCGAAGATAGAATTGACTATAAGGTAGAAGAGCGTTCAGATATTACCAGCTTTTTACTAAACTGGGGATTTCTGTTCCTGATACTCTTTGGCTTCTGGTTTCTGATGCGCCGTATGGCCGGCGGTGGAGGTCCGGGCGGGCAGATATTCAATATTGGCAAGTCTAAAGCTGCACTTTTTGATGCAGAAAACCGGGTAAATATCACATTTGATAATGTAGCGGGTCTGGATGAGGCTAAGGAAGAAATTCGCGAAATCGTAGAGTTTCTTAAGAATCCTTCTAAGTATACCAATCTAGGAGGTAAGATACCCAAAGGAGCCCTTTTGGTGGGTACTCCTGGTACCGGTAAAACTTTGCTTGCCAAAGCAGTCGCCGGTGAAGCAGGTGTTCCGTTTTTCTCCCTGTCAGGTTCTGACTTTGTAGAGATGTTTGTAGGAGTAGGTGCTGCCCGTGTACGTGATTTGTTCAAGCAAGCCAAAGAAAAAGCACCTTGTATCATCTTCATAGATGAGATAGATGCTGTAGGCCGTGCCCGTGGCAAAGGCGCTATGCCTGGCTCTAACGATGAGCGTGAAAATACATTGAACTCGCTTCTAGCAGAGATGGATGGTTTTTCTACTGATTCGGGAGTCATTATTCTGGCAGCTACCAATCGTCCCGATGTACTGGACTCTGCCTTATTACGCCCCGGCAGATTTGACCGCCAGATTTCTATTGACAAACCTGATATTGTAGGTCGTGAAGCCATCTTTAAGGTACATCTTAAGCCTATCAAAGTTTCTAAAGATGTGAATCCTAAGAAACTTGCCGCACAAACACCAGGTTTTGCAGGTGCCGAGATTGCCAATATTTGTAACGAAGCAGCCCTAATCGCTGCGCGTCGTAACAAGAAAATGGTAGAAACACAGGATTTCTATGACGCTATAGACAGAGTTATCGGTGGATTGGAGAAAAAGAATAAGATTATTTCTCCTGAAGAGAAAACCATTGTAGCATATCATGAGGCCGGCCATGCAATTGCCGGCTGGTTTCTGGAACATGCTGATCCTTTGGTAAAAGTAAGTATTGTACCTCGTGGCGTAGCTGCATTAGGATATGCGCAGTACTTACCCAGAGAGCAGTTCCTTTACACTACAGAGCAAATGCTTGACCAGATGTGTATGGCCCTGGGCGGTAGAGCCGCCGAAGAAGTCATTTTTGGAAAAATATCTACCGGAGCACAAAACGATCTGGAGCGAATCACCAAGATGGCCTACAGCATGGTTACCATTTATGGTATGAATGATAAGATTGGTAATATTTCTTTTCATGATTCTCAGCAGGGAGATTATAACTTCAACAAACCTTATTCTGAAGCTACCGCTCAGACGATAGATGAGGAAGTGAGAAAAATCATCACCGATTCTTATAATCGCACCAGACAATTGCTGATGGATAAAAAAGAGCAATTAGAAATATTGGCTAAAGAACTCCTGGACAAGGAAATCCTTTTTCAGTCTGACTTGGATCGTTTGATCGGCAAAAGACCGTTCAGTAGGCCGACAAACTATCAGGCTTATACTGAAGGTGAAGGTGAGCATGAAAGTGAGAAAGAATCAGAGAGTAAAGAATCTGCCAAAGATACTACTGAAGCTAAGTCTAAGGAAAAAGCGCCTAAAGCTCAACCGAATGGCAAGGAGAGTAAAGATGAAAAAGAAGAAACTTCAGTAGAGGAAAATAAGAATACTTAA